A genomic segment from Thiomicrorhabdus aquaedulcis encodes:
- a CDS encoding PatB family C-S lyase gives MTDIDSSNHMVKPALSKSADVINRHGTDAEKYTLAHSLFGTEDVLPMWVADQDLCTPAFVIDALKSRLEHPILGYTSASAQVYQAIIDWQARHHYHITQAHIVFTHNVANGFYMAVQAFTRPGDAVLVQTPVYPPFLQAPIVHQRRLVSVPLVLSHSPQPRYHIDFEEFEQTIVQQNVKLFLFCHPQNPSGRVWLKDELERIAAICLRHKVLVVSDEIHSDLLYPGHTHIPMASLSPAIAANTVTLNSPGKTFNLGGLHIGYALLANPQHKAAYSQVTQGNAINNLNVFAYVALQAAYSAQGFTWKQQRLSEFANNINQVIAFFAEHFPTVNVMRPEASFLIWLDFSALFNEQSALKNWLVQHAKLGLNDGQTFGHESGQGFMRLNIAVPTATLNEALQRLQKAKLGLTLRFTASEN, from the coding sequence ATGACAGACATTGACTCATCCAACCACATGGTAAAGCCGGCTTTAAGCAAGTCGGCTGACGTGATTAATCGCCACGGCACAGACGCTGAAAAATACACCTTAGCGCACAGCCTATTTGGTACAGAAGATGTATTGCCCATGTGGGTGGCCGATCAAGATTTGTGCACCCCGGCGTTTGTCATCGACGCGCTTAAAAGCCGTTTAGAGCACCCCATTTTAGGCTACACCTCCGCGTCAGCACAGGTTTACCAAGCCATTATTGATTGGCAAGCGCGTCACCATTACCACATCACCCAAGCGCACATTGTGTTTACCCATAATGTCGCCAATGGGTTTTACATGGCGGTGCAAGCCTTTACCAGGCCTGGTGATGCGGTGTTGGTGCAAACACCGGTTTATCCGCCTTTTTTACAAGCACCCATTGTGCATCAACGCCGCTTGGTCAGCGTGCCACTGGTGTTAAGCCATTCGCCACAACCACGCTATCACATTGATTTTGAAGAGTTTGAACAAACCATTGTTCAACAAAACGTCAAATTATTTTTATTTTGCCATCCGCAAAATCCATCGGGGCGAGTGTGGCTTAAAGACGAGCTTGAACGCATTGCCGCCATCTGCTTACGTCACAAAGTGTTAGTGGTGTCAGACGAAATTCATTCCGACCTGCTCTACCCTGGCCACACCCACATTCCCATGGCCAGCTTGTCACCCGCCATAGCCGCCAATACCGTCACCCTAAACTCGCCGGGCAAAACCTTTAACCTGGGCGGTTTGCACATAGGTTATGCGCTATTAGCTAACCCGCAACACAAAGCCGCTTACAGCCAAGTGACGCAAGGCAATGCCATTAACAATTTAAATGTCTTTGCGTACGTGGCGCTGCAAGCGGCCTACAGCGCGCAAGGTTTCACGTGGAAACAACAACGACTGAGCGAGTTTGCCAACAACATTAACCAAGTCATCGCGTTTTTTGCCGAACATTTTCCCACTGTTAACGTCATGCGTCCCGAAGCGTCTTTTTTAATTTGGCTGGATTTTAGCGCGCTGTTTAACGAGCAAAGCGCCTTAAAAAATTGGCTGGTACAACACGCCAAACTAGGCTTAAACGACGGCCAAACCTTTGGGCACGAATCGGGCCAAGGCTTTATGCGCTTAAACATCGCCGTACCCACCGCCACCTTAAACGAGGCACTGCAACGCTTACAAAAGGCCAAGCTGGGGCTTACTCTTAGATTTACCGCATCAGAAAATTAA
- a CDS encoding ABC transporter ATP-binding protein: MHDSQQPFANINTLESEPIVHIDKVTKTFGDVYAVDDVSLKIYQGEFFSLLGASGCGKTTLLRMLAGFDLPTSGRIYLDGQDVTDLPPYQRPLNIMLQSYALFPHMSVADNIAFGLKQEHMPKAERTERVAEMMHLVQIEKLANRKPHQLSGGQKQRVALARSLAKHPKILLLDEPLGALDKKLREQTQFELVNIQERLGITFIVVTHDQEEAMTMSSRIALMRDGRVAQVDTPRRMYEYPSNRYSASFIGSINLFEGTVISQLGDQVLIESDDIGGQLLVRHSQPLVAGMDVTVAVRPEKIRVIAHTSQQPNQLAGVIKEIAYLGDVSIYHVDLPTGKRVQFTQSNVQALAELPLNWEEHVCLTWQADSCGLLIE, from the coding sequence ATGCACGATTCTCAACAACCCTTTGCCAACATCAACACACTCGAAAGTGAACCGATTGTGCACATTGACAAGGTCACCAAAACCTTTGGCGACGTGTACGCGGTGGACGACGTGAGTTTAAAAATTTACCAAGGGGAGTTTTTTTCACTGCTGGGCGCATCGGGTTGCGGTAAAACCACTTTATTGCGTATGTTGGCGGGGTTTGACTTACCTACTTCTGGGCGAATCTATTTAGACGGTCAAGACGTAACCGACTTGCCGCCGTATCAACGGCCGTTAAACATTATGTTGCAATCCTACGCGCTGTTTCCGCACATGAGCGTGGCCGACAACATTGCGTTTGGCTTAAAACAAGAGCACATGCCCAAAGCCGAGCGCACCGAGCGAGTGGCCGAAATGATGCATTTAGTGCAAATTGAAAAACTCGCCAATCGCAAACCCCATCAACTGTCGGGTGGGCAAAAGCAACGCGTTGCCTTAGCGCGCTCGCTGGCCAAACACCCAAAAATTTTATTGCTAGACGAACCCCTTGGCGCACTGGACAAAAAACTGCGCGAACAGACGCAGTTTGAACTGGTCAACATTCAAGAACGTCTGGGCATTACCTTTATTGTGGTCACCCACGACCAAGAAGAAGCCATGACCATGTCGTCGCGCATTGCCCTAATGCGCGACGGCCGGGTGGCGCAAGTCGATACACCACGGCGCATGTACGAATACCCGTCCAATCGCTATTCGGCCAGTTTTATTGGCTCGATTAACCTGTTTGAAGGCACGGTCATTTCACAACTCGGCGACCAGGTGTTAATCGAATCGGACGACATTGGCGGCCAATTATTGGTACGCCATTCGCAGCCTTTGGTGGCTGGCATGGACGTGACGGTGGCGGTTCGCCCCGAAAAAATTCGGGTCATTGCGCACACCAGTCAACAACCCAATCAACTGGCGGGCGTAATTAAAGAGATTGCCTATTTGGGCGATGTGTCTATTTACCACGTCGATTTGCCCACCGGCAAGCGGGTGCAGTTTACCCAATCCAACGTGCAAGCCCTGGCCGAACTGCCGCTAAACTGGGAAGAGCACGTTTGCCTAACCTGGCAAGCCGATTCGTGCGGTTTATTAATTGAATAA
- a CDS encoding MFS transporter translates to MPVFFRQALRPILSLFVSIAFLATGYGMLMTFIGVYLKQAGLSEMSIGAINSAFFLGAMLAAIFSQKWIVSVGHARSFSAFSAVMVMAFLGHAVYFDPWFWAVLRLLSGFAFYALLIVLESWLNEKSSSKDRGRILAVYTVVFFMATALGQLILNLDVESYVVFILGSVLVLASLVLVAITRITQPVLKPFERYSLPKVLQIAPLALVGSIIGGFFVGGFYTMMPVYVLNVFETPSVVAWFMAITILGGLVAQWPVGTLSDRFGRRKLLAWSGLFSFVLCLLMVLLASQTWVFYLLGFLLGMSLFSIYPLSVARANDELDETKDLLEISRSLLFAYGIGSFLAPLILGAVLGVSSDLFFGVLALAALILGGYALTAERIANEDLSVFVAVPAASGAAIAQMDPRQDEAWVKDHKPDFPQPEDTAFNAEQSTVTAAETARTAQDLNKS, encoded by the coding sequence ATGCCAGTTTTTTTTAGGCAAGCGTTACGGCCAATTTTGTCGCTGTTTGTTTCGATTGCCTTTTTGGCGACCGGATACGGCATGTTGATGACGTTTATTGGTGTGTATTTAAAGCAAGCCGGCCTTTCGGAGATGTCGATTGGGGCGATTAACTCGGCGTTTTTTTTGGGTGCGATGTTGGCGGCCATTTTTAGTCAAAAATGGATTGTTTCGGTAGGGCATGCACGGAGTTTTTCGGCTTTTTCTGCGGTGATGGTAATGGCCTTTTTAGGGCATGCTGTGTACTTTGATCCATGGTTTTGGGCGGTTTTACGCCTACTGTCGGGGTTTGCTTTTTACGCGTTGTTAATTGTGTTAGAGAGTTGGCTCAATGAAAAAAGCAGCTCTAAAGACCGTGGCCGAATTTTGGCCGTGTACACGGTGGTTTTCTTTATGGCGACGGCGTTAGGTCAGCTTATTTTGAACCTGGACGTTGAATCTTACGTGGTGTTTATTTTAGGCTCTGTTTTGGTGTTGGCTTCTTTAGTTTTAGTGGCCATTACCCGAATTACCCAACCGGTGTTAAAACCCTTTGAACGCTACAGTTTGCCCAAGGTTTTGCAGATTGCGCCCTTGGCGTTGGTGGGCAGCATCATTGGCGGTTTTTTTGTGGGTGGCTTTTACACCATGATGCCCGTGTACGTGCTGAATGTGTTTGAAACGCCGTCGGTGGTGGCGTGGTTTATGGCCATTACCATTTTAGGCGGCTTAGTGGCTCAATGGCCGGTTGGAACCTTATCGGATCGGTTTGGGCGGCGCAAATTGTTGGCTTGGTCGGGTTTGTTTAGTTTTGTTTTATGTTTGCTTATGGTGCTGTTAGCGTCGCAAACTTGGGTGTTTTATCTTTTGGGGTTTTTATTGGGTATGAGCTTGTTTAGCATTTATCCACTGAGTGTGGCTCGTGCTAACGATGAGCTGGACGAAACCAAAGACCTGCTTGAAATCAGTCGCAGTTTGCTGTTTGCTTATGGAATAGGCTCATTTTTGGCGCCGTTGATATTGGGTGCGGTATTGGGCGTGTCTTCAGATCTGTTTTTTGGTGTTTTGGCCTTAGCCGCACTGATATTGGGCGGGTATGCCTTAACCGCAGAGCGGATTGCCAATGAAGATTTAAGTGTGTTTGTGGCCGTGCCGGCCGCCTCGGGCGCGGCGATAGCACAGATGGATCCACGACAAGATGAAGCGTGGGTTAAAGACCATAAACCGGATTTTCCTCAACCTGAGGACACCGCCTTTAACGCCGAACAAAGTACCGTAACAGCGGCAGAAACCGCGCGGACTGCGCAAGATTTAAATAAGTCTTGA
- a CDS encoding alkene reductase, with product MSALFTSLVIGQQTLSNRVIMAPLTRSRAAQPGDVPHDLNVTYYTQRASAGLIVTEATHVSQQGKGYALTPGMYTDAQEAGWKNIVQAVHAHGGKLSLQLWHVGRISHTLLQENGQAPVAPSAIQAVNSTCFVIHPDGTPESAPCSMPRALAVDEIPGIVEQFRQAAQRGLRAGFDFFEVHAANGYLLHQFLATHTNQRTDAYGGSLENRARLTLEILEAVIDVVGADKVGMRLSPNFVAHDMADTESEACTLYLAQALQARGVAYLHIAEPDWAGGAELTDAFRMQIRQAFKGGLIFCGNYSAQDAQQAITAGVADAIGFGRLYIANPDLVERFKVHAPLNTPNPATFYGGGAEGYTDYPTLNQA from the coding sequence ATGAGTGCTCTGTTTACTTCGCTGGTTATTGGTCAACAAACCCTAAGCAATCGCGTTATTATGGCGCCGCTAACTCGGTCACGCGCCGCGCAACCTGGTGATGTACCGCATGATTTAAATGTTACTTATTACACGCAGCGTGCTTCAGCTGGGTTGATTGTGACCGAGGCGACTCATGTATCCCAGCAAGGCAAGGGGTATGCGTTAACCCCTGGCATGTACACCGACGCGCAAGAAGCTGGCTGGAAAAACATTGTGCAAGCCGTGCACGCGCATGGCGGCAAATTGTCGTTGCAGTTGTGGCATGTGGGACGTATTTCGCATACTCTATTGCAAGAAAACGGCCAAGCGCCCGTGGCACCGTCGGCCATTCAGGCGGTTAATTCTACCTGCTTTGTGATTCACCCCGATGGCACGCCCGAAAGCGCTCCGTGTTCTATGCCGCGCGCACTGGCCGTGGATGAAATACCGGGTATTGTTGAACAATTTCGTCAAGCGGCACAACGTGGCTTACGCGCTGGGTTTGACTTTTTTGAAGTGCATGCGGCCAATGGTTATTTATTGCATCAATTTTTGGCCACGCACACCAATCAACGCACCGATGCGTATGGCGGGAGCTTAGAAAATCGCGCTCGCTTAACCTTAGAGATTTTAGAGGCGGTGATTGACGTAGTAGGTGCCGATAAAGTGGGAATGCGTCTGTCACCCAACTTTGTGGCGCACGATATGGCCGACACCGAATCAGAAGCCTGCACGCTATATTTAGCCCAGGCTTTGCAAGCGCGCGGCGTGGCCTATTTGCACATTGCCGAACCCGATTGGGCCGGCGGTGCTGAGCTAACCGATGCGTTTAGAATGCAAATTCGTCAAGCCTTTAAAGGTGGGCTTATTTTTTGCGGCAACTACAGCGCCCAAGACGCTCAACAAGCCATTACCGCTGGTGTGGCCGATGCCATTGGCTTTGGTCGGTTGTACATCGCCAACCCTGATTTGGTAGAACGCTTTAAGGTTCACGCGCCATTAAACACTCCCAATCCGGCTACGTTTTATGGCGGCGGCGCTGAGGGTTACACCGACTATCCAACCTTAAACCAAGCTTGA
- a CDS encoding polyamine ABC transporter substrate-binding protein produces MKTWLSPLKTIVAVLGLSVTLSAHAQETLHVYNWSDYIAEDTLAKFEAQTGIKVVYDVYDSNEVLEAKLLAGKSGYDLVFPTARPFVERHLKAGIYQKIDKSLLPNLGNLDPVIMQSLSDIDPNNAYAVPYMWGTTGVGVNVAKVKAILGNDAPLDTWKLFFDPETSAKLASCGVSLMDDATEVLAAAHAYKGEATDDFSKKSVESAANTINAVRKNIRYFHSSQYINDLANGDLCVAHGYSGDILQARDRAAEAKNGVEVAYFVPSEGAVVWTDVMVIPADAPNPKAAHQFINFLLQPEVIANISNYVAYANANAKATPLVDEAVRNDPGIYPPEATRKHFMVLKNPSEKQARDMNRAWTRVKTGQ; encoded by the coding sequence ATGAAAACCTGGCTATCCCCTTTAAAAACCATTGTGGCCGTTTTAGGCTTAAGCGTTACATTAAGCGCGCACGCGCAAGAAACTTTGCATGTGTATAACTGGTCAGACTACATTGCCGAAGACACCTTGGCAAAATTTGAAGCGCAAACCGGCATTAAAGTGGTCTACGATGTATACGACTCAAACGAAGTGTTAGAGGCCAAACTGTTGGCGGGTAAAAGCGGTTACGACTTGGTGTTTCCTACCGCGCGTCCGTTTGTTGAACGTCATTTAAAAGCCGGTATTTATCAAAAAATTGACAAAAGCCTTTTGCCAAACCTAGGCAATCTTGACCCAGTCATTATGCAATCGTTAAGCGACATTGACCCCAACAACGCCTACGCCGTACCGTACATGTGGGGCACCACGGGTGTGGGCGTTAACGTTGCCAAAGTCAAAGCTATTTTGGGCAATGACGCACCGTTAGACACCTGGAAACTGTTTTTTGATCCAGAAACTTCGGCCAAATTAGCCAGTTGTGGCGTGTCATTAATGGACGATGCCACCGAAGTATTGGCCGCCGCGCACGCTTACAAAGGCGAGGCCACCGACGACTTTAGCAAAAAATCGGTCGAAAGCGCCGCCAACACCATTAACGCTGTACGTAAAAACATTCGTTATTTTCACTCATCGCAATACATTAACGACCTAGCCAACGGTGATTTGTGTGTGGCACACGGTTATTCGGGCGACATTTTGCAAGCCCGTGACCGCGCGGCCGAAGCCAAAAATGGCGTCGAAGTCGCCTATTTTGTGCCGTCTGAAGGCGCCGTGGTGTGGACCGACGTTATGGTGATTCCGGCTGATGCGCCCAACCCAAAAGCCGCGCATCAGTTTATTAACTTTTTACTGCAGCCTGAAGTGATTGCCAACATTTCAAACTACGTGGCCTACGCCAACGCCAACGCTAAAGCGACGCCCTTGGTGGACGAAGCCGTGCGCAATGACCCAGGTATTTACCCACCTGAAGCGACGCGTAAACATTTTATGGTGTTAAAAAATCCGTCTGAAAAACAAGCCCGCGACATGAACCGCGCTTGGACTCGCGTTAAAACCGGTCAGTAA
- a CDS encoding ABC transporter permease subunit, which translates to MKSRFPLLMTILVFGYAFLYGPILSLIVYSFNESRLVTVWGGWSTKWYGELLQNQQILDAAWLSIKIAAISASFAVVLGTLAALALVRFRRFKGRSMLEIMVAAPLVMPEVILGLSLLLLFVAMDDLLGWPDGRGQTTIILAHMTFAMAYVTIVVRSRIAHLDQSLEEAAMDLGAKPLKVFFAITLPIIAPALMAGWLLAFTLSLDDLVVASFVSGPGATTLPMVVYSSVRMGVSPQINALATLIVVFVSLAVALAGYVMYRQEKIRRTELHAHTQTDKS; encoded by the coding sequence ATGAAAAGTCGCTTTCCTTTGCTCATGACCATATTGGTGTTTGGCTATGCATTTTTGTACGGCCCTATTTTGAGTTTAATTGTCTATTCGTTTAACGAAAGTCGTTTGGTGACGGTTTGGGGCGGCTGGAGCACCAAATGGTATGGTGAGCTGCTGCAAAATCAGCAAATTTTAGACGCCGCTTGGCTAAGCATAAAAATCGCCGCCATCAGCGCCAGTTTTGCCGTGGTGCTGGGCACACTAGCCGCACTGGCCTTGGTGCGCTTTAGACGCTTTAAAGGCCGCAGCATGCTCGAAATTATGGTGGCCGCCCCCTTGGTCATGCCCGAAGTGATTTTAGGCTTATCACTGTTGCTGCTGTTTGTGGCCATGGACGACCTATTAGGCTGGCCAGATGGCCGAGGGCAAACCACCATTATTTTGGCGCACATGACCTTTGCCATGGCGTACGTGACCATTGTGGTGCGCTCGCGCATTGCCCATTTAGACCAAAGTTTAGAAGAAGCCGCCATGGACTTAGGCGCCAAACCCTTAAAAGTGTTTTTTGCCATCACCTTGCCCATCATCGCCCCCGCACTAATGGCCGGCTGGCTCTTGGCCTTTACCCTATCCCTCGACGATTTAGTGGTGGCCAGCTTTGTTTCGGGCCCCGGAGCCACCACACTGCCCATGGTGGTTTACTCCAGCGTGCGCATGGGGGTTAGCCCACAAATCAACGCCCTCGCCACGCTTATTGTGGTGTTTGTAAGCCTCGCCGTCGCCCTCGCCGGCTACGTAATGTACCGCCAAGAAAAAATCAGACGCACCGAACTGCACGCCCACACACAAACCGATAAGTCTTAA
- a CDS encoding homoserine dehydrogenase codes for MRQITVLMIGLGRIGGKFYQQFTQLDEGRVRIIAVSEPNMNNPLLADAKSRGITNYTNFEEAIHEFGSKIDIIMDTSNRPELKVAVRKLLQETNNQHTVLVPMVVDYLMWYMLPSSEDIPQSHHSNIGY; via the coding sequence ATGAGACAAATAACCGTGCTAATGATTGGTCTTGGACGTATTGGTGGAAAGTTTTATCAGCAGTTTACTCAGCTAGACGAAGGCAGAGTAAGGATTATTGCTGTGAGCGAACCCAATATGAACAATCCGCTATTGGCCGACGCAAAGTCACGCGGCATCACAAACTACACTAACTTTGAAGAGGCCATTCATGAATTTGGCTCCAAAATTGACATTATTATGGACACGTCAAATCGTCCAGAATTAAAAGTCGCAGTGCGTAAACTCTTGCAAGAAACAAACAACCAACATACGGTTTTAGTGCCCATGGTGGTCGATTACCTTATGTGGTACATGTTGCCAAGCTCAGAAGACATTCCGCAATCTCACCATTCCAATATCGGTTACTAA
- a CDS encoding ABC transporter permease subunit has product MNFSPIIARLKTVNWGKTTVIGVPWLWLTLLFLVPFIFVIKLSLSEAALMQPPYLPFVRQVEDGLVTIVLNFSNYLLLFEDPLYGHAILNSLTIASISTLIALIIGYPMAYAIAKAPQQWRLPLLMLIILPFWTSFLIRVYAWIGILKNNGLINNALMWLGVTDQPIEMLYTPIAVYVGIIYSYLPFVILPLYATLVRMDDSLLEAAADLGCKPWKQFLTITLPLSMPGVIAGAMLVFIPVMGEFVIPDLLGGPNTLMIGKLMWTEFFSNKDWPVASALAVVLLSLLIIPFILWQHYERRQEENR; this is encoded by the coding sequence GTGAACTTTTCACCCATAATTGCGCGTTTAAAAACAGTCAACTGGGGCAAAACCACCGTGATTGGTGTGCCGTGGTTGTGGCTGACGTTGCTGTTTTTAGTGCCGTTTATTTTTGTGATTAAACTCAGCTTGTCCGAAGCGGCCTTAATGCAACCGCCGTATTTGCCGTTTGTGCGGCAAGTCGAAGATGGCCTAGTCACCATTGTGCTTAACTTTAGCAACTACCTGCTGTTGTTTGAAGACCCATTGTATGGCCATGCCATTCTAAACTCGTTGACCATCGCCAGTATTTCGACCCTGATTGCGTTAATCATTGGCTACCCCATGGCGTACGCCATTGCCAAAGCCCCACAACAATGGCGTTTGCCACTGTTAATGCTGATTATTTTGCCTTTTTGGACGTCGTTTTTAATTAGGGTGTACGCCTGGATTGGCATTCTTAAAAACAACGGTCTTATTAACAACGCCCTAATGTGGCTAGGGGTAACCGACCAACCCATCGAAATGCTCTACACCCCCATTGCGGTGTACGTGGGCATTATTTATTCGTACCTGCCGTTTGTGATTTTACCGCTGTACGCCACCTTGGTGCGCATGGACGATTCGCTCTTAGAAGCCGCCGCCGACTTGGGCTGTAAACCCTGGAAACAGTTTTTAACCATTACCCTGCCGCTGTCCATGCCGGGCGTGATTGCGGGGGCGATGCTGGTATTTATACCGGTGATGGGTGAGTTTGTGATTCCCGATTTACTGGGCGGCCCCAACACCCTAATGATAGGCAAACTGATGTGGACCGAATTTTTTAGCAACAAAGACTGGCCCGTCGCCTCGGCGCTTGCGGTGGTGTTATTGAGCCTGCTGATTATTCCCTTTATTTTGTGGCAACATTACGAACGCCGCCAAGAGGAGAATCGTTAA
- a CDS encoding DNA-binding protein — MTQLTHDTFTVSDYLNTPEDIKAYLQAALDENDPAFLLTP; from the coding sequence ATGACACAATTAACCCATGATACGTTTACTGTAAGTGATTACCTTAATACTCCTGAAGACATAAAGGCGTATTTGCAAGCCGCCCTGGATGAAAATGATCCAGCTTTTTTATTGACGCCCTAG
- a CDS encoding diguanylate cyclase produces the protein MNILIVDPSVSYRHVVKQTLSSEETQIAEASSGSEGLAFLKKNKPSAICVAHELGDMDSFKFLKVLKLNTILSNIPKFLLTSNNAPDFKRQAYDAGFTEVFIKSDFPTLKRALHSLMLYATLNISARILYVEDTQSTADYTSHMMKSAGWDVVHVKSGEEAAALLDNSKIPFDLVVTDLVLEGQVSGIGLINLIRQGNEKIRDIPILAVSGWNDLLRQVYVLKHGAGDFIAKPFHETDFLARAINLIMSKRARDELLRAQTALDQKVNIDSLTGVNNRRFLDDFGAKLVESALLKNQSISLMLLDIDYFKQINDMMGHLAGDTVLKTVASILKNNAQSHDVIARYGGDEFIVLIKGLNHQDALQRAQSIREQVAAAEPLGIGVTCTIGLASHDKKMAVQLVELLKNLNQTADEVVLNYHTLFKAADHSLYAAKQDGRNRVCINNLLDQTKHIL, from the coding sequence ATGAATATTCTCATTGTTGACCCATCCGTTAGTTATCGTCACGTTGTCAAACAGACGTTAAGCAGTGAAGAGACTCAAATTGCCGAGGCCAGCAGTGGCAGTGAAGGCTTGGCTTTTTTAAAAAAGAATAAACCCAGTGCCATTTGCGTTGCCCATGAGCTGGGCGATATGGACAGCTTTAAGTTTCTTAAAGTCCTTAAACTCAACACCATTTTAAGCAATATCCCTAAATTTTTACTCACCTCAAACAACGCACCCGACTTTAAACGCCAAGCCTACGATGCAGGCTTTACCGAGGTGTTTATAAAATCGGATTTTCCTACTCTAAAACGCGCGCTGCACAGCTTAATGCTGTACGCCACCCTTAATATTTCAGCGCGCATTCTTTATGTTGAAGACACCCAAAGCACCGCCGATTACACCAGCCACATGATGAAATCGGCCGGCTGGGACGTGGTACACGTTAAAAGCGGTGAAGAAGCCGCCGCGCTGTTAGACAACAGTAAAATACCGTTTGATTTGGTGGTGACCGATTTGGTGCTCGAAGGCCAGGTAAGCGGCATTGGTCTGATTAACCTTATTCGCCAAGGCAATGAAAAAATCCGCGACATTCCCATTTTAGCGGTATCAGGTTGGAACGATTTGTTGCGCCAGGTGTATGTGCTTAAACACGGTGCGGGCGACTTTATTGCCAAACCGTTTCACGAAACCGACTTTTTGGCGCGCGCCATTAATCTCATCATGAGCAAACGTGCCCGCGATGAGTTATTGCGTGCCCAAACCGCATTAGACCAAAAAGTGAATATAGACTCGCTGACCGGAGTCAATAATCGTCGGTTTTTAGACGATTTTGGCGCAAAGTTAGTCGAGTCGGCGCTGCTTAAAAACCAAAGCATCTCATTGATGTTGTTAGACATTGATTACTTTAAACAGATTAATGACATGATGGGACACCTGGCCGGCGATACCGTGCTTAAAACCGTGGCCTCAATCTTAAAAAATAACGCCCAATCGCATGACGTGATTGCCCGATACGGTGGCGATGAATTTATTGTGCTCATTAAAGGCTTAAATCATCAGGACGCACTGCAGCGCGCACAAAGCATTCGCGAACAAGTCGCGGCCGCCGAGCCACTGGGCATTGGCGTGACCTGCACCATTGGCTTGGCCAGCCACGATAAGAAAATGGCGGTGCAACTGGTTGAGCTGCTTAAAAACCTAAATCAAACCGCAGACGAGGTTGTGCTCAACTATCACACGCTGTTTAAAGCCGCCGACCATTCGTTATACGCCGCCAAACAAGACGGACGTAATCGCGTTTGCATCAACAATTTACTCGATCAAACCAAACACATACTCTAA
- the fic gene encoding protein adenylyltransferase Fic → MNWNPIKAYNAIPLLPPNKELETKAILKACILARAALAELNQSAKLIPNQTILINTLPLLEAQSSSEIENIVTTMDKLFQYVQQGQDADPATKEALRYKTALFTGVQKLVEKPLNTNTCIAICSQIKGHEMSIRKVPGTALASDKTGQVIYTPPEGEAVIRSLLSNWEQFIHNQQDWDPLIKMAVAHYQFEAIHPFADGNGRTGRVINSLYLIQEQLLGLPILYLSRYIIQNKSEYYSLLLNVTRNQAWEDWIIYMLKGVEQTSQWTTKKILAITQLAEHTRTYIKQMRPKIYSYELVDVIFEQPYCRISNLMDKDIAKRQTASVYLKQLCEIGVLQEQEVGREKLFIHIKLMALLTQNDNDFKAY, encoded by the coding sequence ATGAATTGGAATCCAATTAAAGCATACAATGCGATACCGTTACTGCCCCCCAATAAAGAACTGGAAACAAAAGCGATTTTAAAGGCTTGTATTTTGGCAAGAGCCGCTCTAGCAGAATTGAACCAATCGGCTAAACTGATTCCTAATCAGACGATTTTGATTAACACGTTGCCTTTGCTTGAGGCGCAGTCTTCGTCTGAGATTGAAAATATTGTTACAACAATGGATAAGCTTTTTCAATATGTGCAACAAGGACAGGATGCAGATCCGGCCACAAAAGAAGCTCTACGCTATAAAACTGCGTTATTTACCGGCGTTCAAAAGCTGGTAGAAAAACCACTCAATACCAATACTTGTATTGCGATTTGCAGTCAAATAAAAGGGCACGAGATGTCGATTCGTAAAGTGCCGGGCACGGCGTTAGCGAGTGACAAAACGGGTCAAGTCATTTATACCCCGCCAGAGGGGGAAGCGGTTATACGATCGTTGTTAAGTAATTGGGAACAATTTATTCATAATCAGCAAGATTGGGATCCCCTGATTAAAATGGCGGTTGCCCACTATCAATTTGAAGCGATTCACCCCTTTGCCGATGGTAACGGCCGCACAGGCCGAGTAATCAATAGCTTGTATTTAATTCAAGAACAATTACTAGGCTTGCCGATACTTTATTTGAGTCGGTATATTATTCAAAACAAGTCAGAGTATTACAGTTTGCTGTTAAATGTAACGCGAAACCAGGCCTGGGAAGATTGGATTATTTATATGCTCAAAGGGGTTGAGCAAACATCACAATGGACGACCAAGAAAATTTTAGCCATTACGCAATTGGCCGAGCATACGCGTACCTACATTAAGCAAATGAGGCCTAAAATATACAGCTATGAATTGGTTGATGTGATATTTGAACAACCCTATTGTCGAATCAGTAATCTAATGGATAAAGACATTGCCAAGCGCCAAACCGCTTCAGTTTATCTAAAACAGCTTTGCGAAATTGGCGTATTGCAAGAGCAGGAAGTCGGCAGAGAAAAGCTGTTTATTCACATTAAGCTGATGGCGTTGTTAACCCAAAATGACAATGATTTTAAAGCGTATTAA